One stretch of Zingiber officinale cultivar Zhangliang chromosome 6B, Zo_v1.1, whole genome shotgun sequence DNA includes these proteins:
- the LOC121988884 gene encoding uncharacterized protein LOC121988884 codes for MREEVISSGTADAVALARSSSPPPTPAASSVGASSPAAPTNATSIDWLGSIQGSKVGSLSCIGPQPPRTSLSTNACGSALGTSEPSCRPWERGDLLRRLATFKPSNWSAKPKGASSLFCARRGWINVDADVIECESCGAQLTFTLSASWTSSEVDRAVEAFTEQLDAGHKDSCSWRGNCCADSLVQFPPTTPSVIIGGYKDRCDGLLQFPSLPVVASSAIETMRLTRSTQIDQFLAQPSGFFSGELGCKADSNAARKISRDYHSCGHLHAQKLISLCGWEPRWIPNIQDCEENSAESAKNAHSVHHAEDEYNHSDFRVLSKNAFTASKKKDKGKGKASIEEPKYNTRSPLLDCSLCGATVRIWDFCTVPRPARFGANNTDTPDAGKKLTLTRGTSAASGVNGSATANVMEKEHIEERDEAAIADDGKSQSVGVDLNLTMAGGLPSHNSGLPIMPERFDDGTMGRDLMIGQPTGSEVGDRAASYESRGPSSRKRSLEDGGSTVDRPQDRVMHADSIEGTVIDRDGDEVDDDSQYSGGPNKRARAFDIFDAYHPLSRMGSSGAGPSRNLCFDIDVDANRVDAFKEESDMGAGLPSHRDSARASSVIAMDMVYSGEEDSMESVENYPGDVADVQFPSPSMHRHLDMNDALDSSNQIQQNAYIQHAAASVAREVGGSSTVEGEEIVNAETVTAYARDRISLGISGGSVGMGASHEAEIHGNDISVHRADSIVGDPEPIAEVTENLGQTGESVPGPALVDESLPGPVIREDPHGDSQEMMSQSVGRADSGSKVYGSHTICPENSAHPSLSCNAMIYSAYEVSKEEVTQMGNVSITDDYGLMISDNIPGNGIGTTNGENGYYVENGEFDPLKHHNCHCPWVNGNVAVAGCSSDIRSTLSNSEVACGWEWTLDALDTLQSLGHLPNQMMPSESAASLYKADHVTPSQKLLVHRSVNKRQGKR; via the exons ATGCGGGAGGAGGTGATTAGCTCTGGGACGGCGGACGCTGTTGCGCTCGCTAGGTCTTCTTCTCCACCTCCGACACCAGCCGCGAG TTCTGTTGGGGCATCCTCTCCTGCTGCTCCAACAAATGCAACCAGCATTGATTGGCTTGGTAGCATTCAGGGTTCTAAGGTTGGATCTTTATCTTGTATTGGTCCTCAACCACCTCGGACTTCATTGAGCACAAATGCTTGTGGCTCTGCCTTGGGAACCTCAGAACCTTCATGCCGACCCTGGGAACGGGGAGATCTACTTCGTCGTCTTGCCACATTCAAGCCTTCAAATTGGTCTGCGAAACCAAAG GGTGCAAGTTCACTATTCTGTGCACGTAGAGGATGGATTAATGTTGATGCAGATGTGATTGAATGTGAATCTTGTGGTGCTCAACTCACTTTTACTCTGTCAGCATCTTGGACTTCCTCAGAAG TTGACCGGGCTGTGGAAGCATTTACTGAGCAACTGGATGCGGGTCACAAAGATTCTTGTTCTTGGAGAGGAAATTGCTGTGCTGACAGTTTAGTGCAATTCCCTCCCACCACTCCATCAGTGATTATTGGTGGTTATAAAGATCGTTGTGATGGCCTTTTGCAGTTTCCTTCTCTTCCAGTGGTAGCTTCATCTGCTATTGAGACTATGAGGCTTACAAGGAGCACACAGATTGATCAGTTTTTAGCTCAGCCAAGTGGTTTTTTTTCTGGGGAATTAGGTTGTAAAGCTGATAGCAATGCAGCGAGAAAAATATCTCGAGACTATCACTCTTGTGGTCATTTGCAT GCACAAAAACTTATAAGTCTCTGTGGATGGGAGCCTAGATGGATCCCAAATATTCAAGATTGTGAGGAAAACTCTGCTGAATCTGCTAAGAATGCACACTCAGTCCATCATGCTGAAGATGAATACAATCATTCTGATTTTCGTGTACTTAGCAAGAATGCATTCACTGCTTCCAAAAAGAAAGACAAAGGAAAGGGGAAAGCCTCTATCGAAGAACCAAAATACAACACAAGGTCCCCTTTACTTGATTGCAGCTTATGTGGTGCAACTGTCAGAATCTGGGATTTTTGTACAGTGCCTCGTCCTGCTCGATTTGGTGCCAATAATACTGATACTCCTGATGCTGGCAAAAAGTTAACATTGACACGAGGTACAAGTGCTGCTAGTGGTGTCAACGGATCGGCTACTGCAAATGTTATGGAAAAAGAGCATATTGAGGAACGTGATGAAGCTGCAATAGCAGATGATGGTAAATCACAGTCAGTTGGTGTAGATTTGAATCTTACTATGGCAGGAGGACTGCCATCCCATAATTCTGGATTGCCAATAATGCCTGAACGTTTTGATGACGGAACTATGGGAAGGGATTTGATGATTGGCCAGCCTACTGGAAGTGAAGTTGGAGATCGGGCTGCTTCTTATGAATCACGTGGTCCAAGTTCTAGGAAGCGTAGCTTGGAGGATGGTGGGAGCACTGTTGATAGGCCACAAGATAGAGTTATGCATGCCGACAGTATAGAAGGAACTGTTATTGACCGAGATGGAGACGAAGTTGATGATGACTCACAATACTCAGGGGGGCCTAACAAACGGGCTCGTGCATTTGATATTTTTGATGCATATCATCCTTTGTCCAGGATGGGTTCATCTGGTGCCGGTCCCAGTCGAAATTTATGCTTTGATATTGATGTTGATGCAAATAGAGTTGACGCCTTTAAAGAAGAGAGTGACATGGGTGCTGGACTCCCATCTCACAGAGATTCTGCTCGTGCTTCCTCTGTAATTGCTATGGACATGGTTTATAGTGGTGAAGAAGATTCCATGGAAAGTGTTGAAAATTACCCTGGAGATGTTGCAGATGTCCAATTTCCTTCTCCTAGCATGCATAGGCATCTCGATATGAATGATGCTTTGGATTCTAGTAATCAAATTCAGCAAAATGCATACATCCAACATGCTGCTGCAAGTGTTGCTAGGGAAGTTGGGGGTAGCAGTACTGTCGAAGGGGAAGAAATTGTAAATGCAGAAACTGTGACTGCTTATGCTCGGGATAGGATAAGCCTAGGAATTAGTGGTGGAAGTGTTGGTATGGGTGCAAGTCATGAGGCTGAAATTCATGGAAATGATATCTCTGTACATAGGGCAGATAGTATTGTAGGTGATCCTGAACCCATTGCTGAAGTCACTGAGAATTTGGGACAAACTGGTGAGTCTGTCCCAGGACCTGCATTAGTGGATGAGTCTCTTCCAGGACCAGTCATTAGAGAAGATCCTCATGGCGATAGCCAGGAGATGATGTCTCAATCAGTTGGAAGAGCTGATAGTGGCTCAAAGGTTTATGGTTCCCACACAATATGTCCTGAGAACAGTGCACATCCTTCACTTTCTTGCAATGCTATGATATACTCAGCTTATGAAGTATCCAAAGAAGAGGTAACACAGATGGGCAATGTGTCAATTACTGATGATTATGGACTCATGATATCTGACAATATTCCTGGAAATGGGATAG GAACAACAAATGGAGAAAATGGATATTATGTTGAAAATGGAGAGTTTGATCCTCTTAAGCATCACAACTGCCATTGCCCATGGGTTAATGGAAATGTAGCTGTAGCTGGTTGTAGCAGTGACATTCGATCCACTTTGAGCAATTCAGAAGTTGCCTGTGGTTGGGAATGGACATTGGATGCCCTAGATACTCTCCAGTCTCTTGGTCATCTACCAAACCAAATGATGCCATCTGAATCTGCTGCTTCTCTGTATAAG GCTGATCATGTTACTCCTAGTCAGAAACTTTTGGTACACCGCTCTGTAAATAAAAGGCAAGGAAAACGTTGA
- the LOC121988885 gene encoding probable receptor-like protein kinase At1g49730 isoform X1: MEHRLLRWPKALILRWRRRFRFLVFDYMENGRLKDYLHDPLKTPLNWRTRLQIAIDIAAALEYLQYFCEPPIYNVSISSNNIFLDENFVAKLSDVGFADCELICKSESNITS, encoded by the exons ATGGAGCACCGGTTGCTCCGGTGGCCAAAGGCATTAATCTTGAGGTGGCGCCGCCGGTTCAG GTTTCTTGTCTTTGACTATATGGAAAATGGAAGGCTGAAGGATTATCTCCATG ACCCACTGAAAACACCCTTGAATTGGAGAACTAGATTACAGATTGCCATCGACATAGCAGCTGCTTTG GAGTACCTTCAGTATTTTTGTGAGCCACCTATATACAATGTGTCCATCAGCTCAAACAATATATTCTTGGATGAGAACTTTGTTGCCAAG TTATCTGATGTGGGCTTTGCCGATTGTGAATTAATCTGCAAAAGTGAATCAAACATCACTTCTTAA
- the LOC121988885 gene encoding probable receptor-like protein kinase At1g49730 isoform X2: protein MEHRLLRWPKALILRWRRRFRFLVFDYMENGRLKDYLHDPLKTPLNWRTRLQIAIDIAAALEYLQYFCEPPIYNVSISSNNIFLDENFVAKLLLNFFFSYLMWALPIVN from the exons ATGGAGCACCGGTTGCTCCGGTGGCCAAAGGCATTAATCTTGAGGTGGCGCCGCCGGTTCAG GTTTCTTGTCTTTGACTATATGGAAAATGGAAGGCTGAAGGATTATCTCCATG ACCCACTGAAAACACCCTTGAATTGGAGAACTAGATTACAGATTGCCATCGACATAGCAGCTGCTTTG GAGTACCTTCAGTATTTTTGTGAGCCACCTATATACAATGTGTCCATCAGCTCAAACAATATATTCTTGGATGAGAACTTTGTTGCCAAG CTACTATTGAACTTTTTCTTTAGTTATCTGATGTGGGCTTTGCCGATTGTGAATTAA
- the LOC121990523 gene encoding non-specific lipid-transfer protein 2P-like → MKSSVLLMLLVAVLVLLAGAPAAVESATCDVSQLSSCASAILISTPPTSECCSALKSQSSCFCQLMQNPSFAGFISRGREVAATCGVSIPACN, encoded by the coding sequence ATGAAGTCCTCCGTCCTGCTCATGCTCTTGGTCGCTGTCCTCGTGCTGCTCGCCGGAGCTCCGGCCGCAGTGGAGTCCGCGACATGTGACGTGTCGCAGTTGTCTTCCTGTGCCAGCGCGATCTTGATCTCGACGCCGCCCACCAGCGAGTGCTGCTCCGCGCTCAAGTCGCAGAGTTCTTGCTTCTGCCAGCTCATGCAGAACCCCAGCTTTGCAGGATTCATCAGCCGAGGGCGCGAGGTGGCCGCTACCTGCGGCGTCTCCATTCCCGCCTGCAATTAA